From Chloracidobacterium thermophilum B:
ACTGGCCAGGCAGATGACCCGCGTATCACCAAATTCGACCTGTACCGACCCTTCCGCGTACTTGTTGACATGTGGCGTCAACTGTACCGTTCGCAGGGCATTGGGGGCGCGCCCACCACTTCGCATGGCTGATGTCTTCCGGTTGTTCTGGATGTTGTCCGCGTTGTTTCACAACTCCGGCAACGTGACAAGCCCCTTGTATCAGGAGAGGGCACGTTCGGGAGCAGGCAAAGCCACTTCAGCCGGCGACGGCGCGTTCCACGGCCGCAACGACGCGCTCCCAGGTGGCGTCGGTCATTTCCGGCCAGATCGGCAGACTCAGGACTTCAGCCGCAGCCGTCTCACTCACGGGTTGGGGCGGAAAGCATCCGGCATAGACCGGAAGCCGGTGGATAGGCGTCGGGTAGTACACCATGGTTCCGATGCCCTGCACCTGGAGCGCCTGCCGGATGGCGTCCCGCCGCTCCCGTGGAAGGCGTACGGTGTACTGGTGGAAAACGTGCCCCGGAGTGACGGCCGGCGGCGTCACCCCAGGCAGTGAGGCGAGCCGGGCCGTATATCGCTCGGCCAGGCGTCGCCGGGCGGCGTTCCAGCCGGTCACATAGGGCAGTTTCACCCGCAGGATGGCCGCCTGAAGGCCATCGAGCCGCGAGTTGTAGCCGAGCATTTCGTTCTGGTAAGGCACAAGAGAGCCATGCGAGCGCAGCTTGCGGGCGCGTTCGGCAAGGCGGGCGTCGTTGGTGACAATGAGACCGCCATCGCCATACGCACCCAGATTTTTCGACGGGTAGAACGAAAACGCGCCCATCGTGCCCAGCGTCCCGACATAGCGCCCGTGCAGCCGCTTCTGGGTCGTCGGATGACAGCCCTGCCCGTTACAGCCGGCACATGGCGGCAGGTACTGTGCTCCAAACGCCTGGGCAGCATCCTCAATCACGGCCAGTCCATAACGTTCGGCCAGCTCCAGCAACGCGCCCATAGCTGCCGGACGCCCAAAAAGATGCACGGGCAGCAGAGCCTGGGTGCGGCTGGTGATCCGGGATGCCACGGCGTGTGGATCAAGGTTGAAGCTTTCGGCTTCGATGTCGGCAAAAACCGGCGTGGCCCCGACCAGACTGATGGCCTCGGCCGTGGCAAAGAAGGAAAACGGCGTGGTGATGACCTCGTCGCCCGGACCGATGTCGAGCGCTCGCAGGGCGATGACAAGCGCATCTGTGCCGGAGTTGACGCCCACGGCATGCGCCACACCCAGATGGTTAGCCACTTCATCCTCGAAGGCGGCCACTTCCTCACCCAGAACGAACTGGCGCGACCGGCACACCCGCTCAAAGGCCGCCTGAAGTGCCGGACGCAGCGCCTGGTACTGGGGTTCAAGGTCGAGAATCGGCACGAAGCCGTCGGGCATGGGCGTTGTTTCAGAGCAGGTCTTCGGCAAGCGGTTTGGCCAGCTCGGCCCGGGCGGCGACTTCGTTGAACTCCAGTCCAAAAGCAGCGCAGGCCGACTGTACCTCGTGAAGGGTGATGTCCGGCCGACCATACCACTCCCGCGCCCGTCCGACGACATGTGCTGCCTTGCGTGCCACTTCCTGTTCCGGCGTGAGCGTGCCGCTGCGTTTGAGGCGTGACTTGATCGGGGCTGATACCAGATGCAGTTCCGGCGCACTGTGCTCGGCCACGACCGGTTCGGGCGGACTGTGGCGGCTCTCGGCCGGGTCGCTGGAGTGATCGTTGCGGTCGGCGGATTTGAGGATTTCAGCCAGTCGCCGCGACAGCCGCGAGGTGTCCAGTTGCGTGCCGGGGGCGTGTCCGGGCGTACGGTCAGGGGCGTCCGAAGTGGCTTTGCCGTTCCCGGCTGTGAGTGGTTCCGGTCCGGGCAGTGGCGCTTCACCGTGGCGGGCACCCGGTGGATTGGAAGTCGGGGTTTCCCGCGCCCGGGCCGCCGCTTCGACCTGCTCGAACAGTTTTGCCAGCCGGGACTTTTCGGAAACCTGGGAAGGCGTCTCACGGTAGGCCACCGGGACAGCAGCCTGACCGTTCAGTGGTGCATTCGGGGTAAAGCGGTTCAATGGCTCGGCTGCCGGTGGCGACAGCGCCGCTTCCGACGGGCCGGATGGCCTGGCGTGGAGACCCTCATAAACCGGCAACAGGGCTGCTGCCAGCAGTTCATAGCGATCATCGAGGTTGCGCGTGTCGAGAATGTCACGAATGGCGTCCAGCGCCTGACGAAAAACCGTCTGGGTTTCGGACGACATCGTGGCCGCCAGCGCCGTGCCTTCAAGCTGGAGGCGGCCGTACCAGGACAGAAGCGCCTCATGGTCAGACACCGGCGGCAGGCGGAGACAGCGCAGCAGCGCCACGGCCCGGGTGTCGAGGGGCGCTGTCGGTTCAGAGGCAGTGTCACTGATGATGGAGCGTGTAAATGACGTGGATTTGCCCGCAGGAAGCTCCGGGGGAAGCGCCCGGTGACGATCCGCGCCGGTGCGAGCCTCGCCGGTGCGTGCGCCAAGACGGAAAGCCAGCAGCGCACCACCCACGGCCACGACCTGTCCTGCCAGCCCCAGCACTACGAAAAACAGCAGTTGCACTTCGTGATTCATCGTGCTGCTCACTTGTGAAATAAGGTCGGACGCAACGTGGAGACCAGCTCGTTATGTATGGCCGTGCTGTTGCACGCTTTCTCTTTCACCGTACATTGCCGGATGCGGCAAGCCAAGTTTCGTTTTGTAAGGTCTCATACATTTCATCATAACGGCGTCCTGTGGCATCCGGGCCGGACAAGGCGGGCCCGATGCCTGCCCGTGCCTGCCTTGTCGTCCCGGTCATCGTCATTTACCGTCGCGGATACGCGCCTTATCCCGGCGTATGCACCCTCTGTTTCAAGGAGGCCCCACAGTGGTGGCTCAAATTCTGGATGGGGCTTTGGTGGCCTCAAAACTCAATACCGAAACGGCTGCGCGGTGTGCTGACCTGACGGCGCGGGGCGTCCGGCCGGGGCTGGCCGCCGTGCTGGTCGGTGACAACCCGGCATCGCGTACCTATGTGAGCAGCAAAGCCAAAACCTGTACGCGGCTTGGGCTGTATTCGGAAGTCGTGACGTTGCCGGCGGAGACGACGACGGCCGAACTACTGGCGCTGGTTGCCACGCTCAACACCCGGACGGACATTCACGGCATCCTTGTCCAGATGCCGCTGCCGGCGCAGATTGATGCACAGGTCGTCATCCGGGCGATTGACCCGGAAAAAGACGTGGACGGTTTTCATCCGGTCAACGTCGGGCGTCTGGCGCTCAGGCAGGAAGGCTTCGTGCCATGTACGCCGGCCGGTGTCCTGGCTTTGCTTGACCATTACGACCTGCCACTGCGTGGGCAGCGCGCGGTGGTGCTGGGGCGGAGCACGATTGTCGGGCTGCCGCTTTCACTGTTGCTGCTCCACCGGGACGCCACCGTGACGATATGCCACTCACGGACAACCGACCTGGCGGCTGTGGCCCGGTCGGCAGACATTCTCATTGCGGCCATCGGGCGGACGGCCTTCGTCACGGAAACCTTCATCCGTCCCGGCGCGGTGGTCATTGATGTGGGCATCAACCAGGTGACGACCCAGGCGGATGTCCAGGCGTACTTTGGTGATGATCCGGCGCGTCTGGCCGACCTGGAAAAGAAAGGCTACACGTTGATTGGAGATGTGCATCCGCGCCAGGCGGCCGAGGTGGCTGGTTACATGACGCCGGTGCCGGGCGGCATCGGCCCGCTGACCATCGCCATGCTCATGCGCAACACCGTCCTGGCTGCCGAACGCGCTTGCCGCCGGTAGGGAATGGTTCATAATCGCCCGTGGTTCTTCCCCCACAAAGTATCAGAGCCATGTTTTCGCTTGCCTGTGGCGCATTGTCATGAAGGAGCCTTTGGACGCGCGTTTCTACATTGCGCCAATGCTGGAAAGCGACTTGCCGGCCGTCGTTGAACTGGAGCGCCTGGCAGGGCTGAGCCGGTGGGGATATGACGGCTACCGCACCGAGTTACTTCACAACCCGTTGGCCGTCATGCTGGTCGTACGGGGACAGTCGCCGTTTCTGCGCCGTTCCATCTACGGATTTCTGGCCGGACGGGTGCAGCTTTCGGCCCGGCACGACGGCCGCGAGCTGCACATTGCCAACATCGCCGTCTATCCCGAAGTCCAGCGCCGGGGTTTGGGGCGGCGGCTTCTGAAAGAAGCGCTCTACACGGGCCGCCTGTACGGTGCGACGACGGCTTTTCTCGAAGTGCGCCAGTCAAACCATGGCGCCCAGGCCCTGTATGCGTCGCTGGGGTTTGTCACCACGGCGCGCAAGCGCAACTTCTATACAGACCCGCCCGAAGATGGACTGCTGATGGAGTTGACCCTATGAGGTGTCCAGCCAGGGCCGGCAGGAGTGACGCTGCACTGGCAACAGACTCAGCCCATCCGCTTGTCCGGCGCTGACTTGGCCGGGCGGCAGGGAAGCTTTTACGATGGGCGCACAATTGCCGCGCCCTGAAACAGCCTGACACCTCCCGGAAAGCGAGTCGCCATGAACTATCGTGAAATACCGGAAGCCCTGACCTTCGATGACGTTCTGCTCGTGCCGGCCAAAAGCGACGTTCTTCCGGCCGAGACCGACACCACCACCCGTTTTTCCCGGCGCATTCGGATCAACATCCCCATCGTCAGCGCAGCGATGGATACGGTCACGGAAGCGGCCATGGCGATTGCCCTGGCCCAGCAGGGCGGGCTGGGGGTGATTCACAAAAATATGTCCATTGAGGCGCAGCGCAGCGAGGTGGACAAGGTCAAACGCTCCGAAAGCGGCATGATTGTCGATCCGGTCACGATGACGCCTGACCGCCCCATTTCAGAGGCTTTGGCCATCATGGCGAAGTTTCACATTTCGGGCGTTCCGGTGGTACGGCCGGAAGATGGGCGGCTCGTCGGCATTCTCACCAACCGCGACCTGCGTTTCGAGACACGTCTGGAGTTGCCCATCGGCGAAGTGATGACCAAGGAGAACCTCATTACCGTGCCGGTCGGGACAACGCTTCAGGAAGCGCGTGGCATTTTGCAGAAACACCGGGTCGAAAAGCTGCTCGTTGTGGATGAGGAATTTCGTCTCAGGGGGCTGATTACGGTCAAGGACATCCAGAAGGCGATTCGCTATCCGAACGCGACGAAAGATGACCTGGGGCGGCTGCGGACGGCAGCGGCCATTGGCGCGACAGGCGACTATCTGGAGCGGGCGGCCGAACTTGTGGCGGCGCGGGTGGATGCCTTGGTCATTGACACGGCGCATGGCCATTCGACCCGCGTGCTGGAAGCCGTCCGCCAGATCAAGCGGCGGTTTCCCGAGGTTGACCTTGTGGCCGGAAACGTGGCCACCGGGGAAGCCACCCGCGAACTCATCGCGGCCGGAGTGGATGGCGTCAAGGTGGGGATTGGCCCCGGCTCAATTTGTACCACACGCATCGTCGCCGGGATCGGCGTTCCACAGGTGACGGCCATTCTGGACTGTGCCGCCGCCGCCCGCGAAGCTGACCTGCCGGTGATTGGCGATGGCGGCATCAAGTTTTCCGGCGACATCACCAAGGCGCTAGCTGCTGGTGCGGATGCCGTCATGATCGGCTCGCTCTTTGCCGGAACGGATGAAAGCCCCGGCGAGCTGATTCTCTACCAGGGGCGCAGTTTCAAGGCGTACCGGGGCATGGGGTCGCTGGCAGCGATGAAAGAAGGCAGCCGCGACCGCTATGCCCAGGACATGGAGACCGTCGAATCAAAACTCGTCCCGGAAGGCATCGAAGGCAAAGTGCCTTACAAGGGGTCACTGGCAGCGCTGGTGACACAGTTGGTGGGTGGCGTGCGCGCCGGCATGGGATATGTTGGCTGCCGAACCATTGCCGAACTCCAAACCAATGCCCGGTTCGTCAAGATTACGGCGGCGGGCCTGCGCGAAAGTCACGTTCACGATGTCATCATCACCAAGGAAGCACCCAACTACCGGCTTGAAAGCCTGCCGTAGGACAGCCCTGACCATAGCGGCCAGGCTGTCCGCTCTACAGCAGTTCGCTGGTGGCAAAGAAAAAGGCCACTTCGGTTGTGGCGTTTTCGGGTGAATCCGACCCGTGGACGGCATTTTCGCCGACATCCGTTCCGAAGTCGCCCCGGATGGTGCCCTTGGGAGCATCTTTTGAGTTGGTTGGTCCCATAAGGTCGCGCCAGGCGCGAACGGCGTCTTCTTTTTCCAGGGCCATGACGACCACGGGCCCCGAACACATGAAATCAACCAGTTCCCCAAAAAACGGCCGCTCGCGGTGAACGGCGTAAAAACCTTCGGCCTGTGGCCGGGTCAGGTGCATCAGGCGCATGCCGCGCAGACGAAAACCGGCATCGGTGATGCGCTGGATGATGTGACCGGTGTTGCCGGCACGCACGGCGTCGGGTTTGATGATGGCAAGCGTCGTTTCAAGCGACATGGCGGTGGTGTCTCCATCCGACATCATGAAATGTGCCGCAGGTTAGCGATGTCCGGCGGCGGATGGCAACCGGAGTGAGCTGAAGCTGCCCCAGGTCTAAGCCGTATGGCCGATGACAGCAGCAACTTTGGCGCCGATGTCCGCTGGGCTTTCGACCACGTGCATGCCGGCGGCACGCATGGCTTCCATTTTTTCGGCGGCCGTGCCCTTGCCGCCGGCAATGATGGCACCAGCGTGTCCCATGCGGCGGCCGGGCGGAGCCGTGCGGCCGGCAACGAATCCAATGACCGGCTTGGTCATTTCCTGCCGGACGAAAGCCGCTGCGGTTTCCTCATCCGTACCGCCGATTTCGCCAATCATGACAACGGCATCGGTGTCCGGGTCGGCCTGGAACAGACGCAGGACATCCACGAAGCGCAGGCCAATGATGGGGTCGCCACCGATGCCGACACAGGTGGACTGTCCCAGTCCAAGCTGGGTGAGCTGGTGAACGGCCTCGTAGGTCAGCGTCCCACTGCGGGAGACAACGCCAATCCGGCCGGGGCGGTGGATGTGCGCCGGCATGATGCCCACCTTGCACTCACCCGGCGTGATGACGCCCGGACAGTTGGGGCCAATCAGCCCTGTGCCGCGCTTTTTGACGAAGTCGAACGCCCGCATCATGTCCACCGTCGGGATGCCTTCGGTAATGCAGACGATGAGGGCAATGCCGGCTTCGGCGGCTTCCATGATGGCATCCGCGCCAAAGGCCGGCGGCACATAAATCACACTGACGTTGGCTCCGGTGGCGGCCACGGCCTGGGCCACAGTGTCGAATACCGGCGTGCCTTCGTGAACCGTGCCACCCTTGTTGGGCGTCACCCCGGCAACGACGTTCGTGCCGTAATCCTTCATCTGGCGGGTATGAAAGGTGCCTTCACGCCCGGTAATGCCCTGTACCACAAGACGGGTCTCTTTGTTGACCAGAATACTCATAAGCAATATGACGGGCCGCTGCTGCGTGAATGTGCCATTCACGTGCAGGGCGGAAAAGGGACTCAGAACCTGAGTCGGATGTATTTGAACGGCGACTGGCGCACGTCATAAAGGGTTTTGGTGAGTTCAGCCGTGAATTCGGCAAGTTCGCGCCGCAGACGCCCATCGTGGAGAAACTTGCCGGCGCTGCCTTCCTGCTGTTCGAGCTGTTTTTGAATACAGGTGAAGTGGGTGCGCGTCGTCTGGAGCCGCTGACGGAAGGCATCTTCTCTGGCGAAGCGTCCCAGTGCACCCCGTTCGGCCGTCTGCTGCAGGGTGGTCAGGCGGGCCGCCAGACGGTCGTACCGGCTCTGAAGGGCCGTAACCCGTTCGCGCCAGGTCGGATCGGCAAAGAACTGACCGGCTGTGCCACGGCCGCGCTCGATGTCGGCCCGCAGCCGGTTGGCCGCGGTCTGAAGTGCCGTCACCCGTGGTTGCAATCGCCGGCGCGTGACGGAGGCAAACCCGCTGCCGGTCTGAAGCGCCTGCTGAAGTCCGGTCAACTCGGCCTGAAACTGGGCCATCTGGTTGGCGAGTTCACGCCGTTTGAGGACGGCCCCCAAAGTGCCTGCCCCACGTTCAAGTCGTTGCTGAACGGCGAGGAGCCGTTCACGCATCACCTCGAAATTGGCGTTGACCTGAGCGCCACGCAACGCAATGGTGCGTGAATCGCCTTCAATCCGTCCGGCAATGAAGTCCCCTTCAGCTACGAGTGGCGCAGCAGCGCTGCCGGGGATGATGTCCACAATCCGGTCGGCCAGGGTGCCGTCGCGTTTGAGAACGGCAACCGCGTCCCGGTGAATGAGTTGCGCCGCACTCAGCCCCGTCAGACGCCGGTCAATCCCGAGCGTAACCTGCACCTGTGGCGTGTCCCACTGCACAGCTTGTTGCACACCGGTGAACTCGATGCGCTGCACGGCCCCGACCTTGACCCCGGACAGCCGGACTTCAGCTCCCGGCCGCAGTCCGTCCACCTCGTGGAACGTCACGCAGAGCAAAAAGCGATGGCGCTCCTGGTACGTCTGCCAGGCCGCCGCCGCCGCCACGATGGAAAGTGCCACCACCACCAGCCAGAACGTGCGCCGCTTGGCTGGTTCATAGCGTTCAGCGCTGCGGGTCGGAGCAATCTCTTCGGTTGGCGAGGGAGAAGCCATAACGGCAGGCACCAGATGAGGTCAACCAAAAGCGCCCAGAGCATAGTGCGCCGAACGATGTAGAGGCAATCCCCGCCCAAATAACAAAACTTTTCTGGAACATCTTTCGCCGGAAACGGTATAGCTTGCCTGCCAATACCCTGAAGCTGTCCTGCCCGGGACGCCCCCCCTTGCGCGGCTACGCCAACACCCTGCCAGTTCTCACCCGACACACATCATGCAACGTCGCTTTTCCTGCTTTCGCCTGTGTTCGTTCCTGGCGTTGACCTTCACCTGGACTACTTTTGGTGCCGCCCAGGAAACGTCACCTCCTCTGCTGGCGCGCACGCCAACCGCCAACCGGACACACATTGTGTTTTCCTTTGCCGGTGATCTGTGGCGCGTGCCACGCACCGGCGGCGAGGCTGTCCGCCTGACGAATCACCCCGGCATCGAGTCAGACCCGATTTTTTCGCCTGATGGCAGTCTCATTGCCTTCACGGGGCAGTATGACGGCAACACGGATGTCTATGTCATGCCGGCAACCGGTGGCATTCCGCAGCGCCTGACCTATCACCCAGACACCGACCGGGCCGTGGGGTGGACGCCCGACGGCAAGCGGGTGCTCTTTGCCAGCCCGCGCCTGAGTGAATCCGGGCGGACCCAACGCCTGTTTACCGTGGACAAAAACGGTGGCCCGGCTGAACCGCTCCCCCTGCCGATGGCCACCCACGGCAGCTTCTCACCGGACGGTTCCCGGCTGGTGTATGAACCCGTACCCCGCGCCTTTGCCGCCTGGAAACGCTATCGCGGCGGACGGGCGTCGTATCTCTGGGTAGCCAATCTGGCCGATTCGAGCGTTACGAAAATCCCGCGTACCGACACCAATGACTTCAACCCGATGTGGATTGGAAAGGCAATTTACTTTCTTTCCGACCGCAACGGCCCGGTGACACTCTTTGCTTATGACCCGGCTTCCGGCAAGGTGACGCCGGTGCTCAAAAACGACGGACTCGACATCAAATCCGCCTCAGTGGCGGTGGGTGGTGAAGAAGCCATTGTCTATGAACAGTTTGGCGGACTGCACCTCCTGGATGTGAAAAGCGGACGCCACACGCCGGTCAACGTCACGCTCGCAGGCGACATCAGCACGGTACGTCCGCGCTTCGAGAAAGTCGGCTCACAGATTACGAACGCGGCTGTCTCGCCGAATGGTCTGCGCGTAGCCTTTGAAGCCCGGGGCGACATTCTGACCGTCCCGGCCGAAAAGGGTTCGATCCGCAACCTCACGGCGACGCCCGGCGTCGCCGAGCGCGACCCGGCCTGGTCGCCCGATGGCAAGTGGGTGGCGTACTTTTCCGACGCCTCCGGTGAGTATGAGCTGCACCTGCGCGAACAAACCGGCCTTGGCGAACTCAAGGTCATCAGGCTGGAGCCGTCGTTTTACTACGCGCCCACCTGGTCGCCGGATAGCAGGAAGATCGCCTTCACCGACAAGCGGCTCAACTTCTGGCTTGTGGATATTGAAAACGGCGTCCCGGTGAAGTTTGACACCGCGCGCCGCACCGGCGGGGCCGGGTTCCGTCTGCGGGGCGGTCTGTCCTGGTCGCCCGACAGCCGCTGGATTGCCTACACCAAGCCAATGCCCTCGGCCTACAGCGCAGCTTTCGTCTATGGACTTGAAAGCAAGCAGGTGACGCAACTTACAGACGCCGCCAGCGATGTCACCCACGCCGTCTTTGACCGCAACGGCAAGTCTCTCTACCTGCTGTCGAGCACCAACATCGGCCCGGCCATCAACGGTTTCGACATGTCGAGCTACGCCCACCGGAACGACACCGTGCGGTCGGTGCACGCCGTCGTACTGCGCAAAACCGATCCTTCTCCCGTGGCCCCGGAAAGTGACGACGAAAAAACCGCCGAAGACCGCAAGCCCGGTGACGGCAACCCGTCCGAAGCCACATCCGCACCGGCTGGTGGCTCACCCGGCATGGGGGCAACGGGACGCCCAGGGGAAAAAGCGAAAGAGCCGCCCAGGGTCACGATTGATTTCGAGGGACTCAGCCAGCGCATCGTGGCGCTGCCCATCCCGGCCCGCGCCTTCGTCGGTTTCGATGCCGGCAAACCCAACATCCTGTACCTGTATGAGTCCGCCATGGGCATGCCGGAGATGACGGGCCTCATTGTCCACAGGTTCGATGTCGAAAAGCGCAAGCTGGAAAAGCTGCTGGAAGGCGTCACCAGTTTTCAGCCGACGGCCAACGGCGAGAAGTGCCTGTACCGGCAGAGTCAGCGGCCGGGTCAGGGGCAGGCGCCAAACCAGGCACAAAGCTGGTTCATTGCCTCGCTGACGGCGCCCATCAAACCCGGCGAGGGCCGGCTGCGCACTGACGATATGGAAGTACGGGTCGAGCCGCGCCAGGAGTGGGAGCAGATGTACCGCGAGGTGTGGCGGCTGGAACGCGATTTCTTCTACGACCCAAACCACCACGGACTGAACCTGCCGGCCACGGCGCGGAAATACGAGCCGTATCTCAAAGGCGTGATGCACCGCGCCGACCTGAACTACCTGTTTGACGAAATGCTCGGCGAGCTGAGCGTCGGACACCTCTACGTCCGGGGTGGCGACATCCCGGAAGTCAGGCGCGTGCCCGGCGGTCTGCTGGGTGCTGACTATGTGGTTGAAAACGGCCGCTACCGCATTGCCCGGATTTACGAAGGCGAAAACTGGAATCCGCAGCTTCGCGCGCCGTTGACCCAACCCGGCGTCAACGTCAACGTCGGGGACTACCTGCTGGCGGTCAACGGCGTTGACGTTGTGGCCACGGAAGACATATACCGCTACTTCGAGGGCACCGCCGACAAACAGGTGGTGCTCAAGGTCGGCCCCAACCCGGACGGAAGCCAGTCCCGCACGGTGACGGTCGTCCCAGTGGCCAGCGAAGCGAGCCTGCGCAATCTCGCCTGGATTGAAGCCAACCGGCGGCGCGTTGCCGAACTGAGCAACGGCCGGCTGGCATACCTCTGGCTGCCGGACACCGCCGCTGGCGGCTACACGAACTTCAACCGCTACTTTTTTTCGCAACTCGACAAACAGGGCGCCGTCGTGGACGAACGCTTCAACGGCGGCGGACAGGCTGCCGACTACATCATTGACTACCTGCGCAAACCGCTGCTGAGCTACTGGGCCGTCCGGGATGGCGAAGACTTCCGTACGCCGTTCGGAACGCTGCCCGGCCCGAAGGTCATGATCATCAACGAGTATGCCGGTTCCGGGGGCGACCTGATGCCGTGGATGTTCCGGCAACTGGGCATTGGCCCGCTGGTTGGCAAGCGCACCTGGGGCGGCCTCGTCGGGATTGGCGGCTACCCGGCGCTGATGGACGGCGGCACCGTGACCGCACCGCACTTTGCCTTTTATTCGCCGGAAGGGAAGTGGGAAATCGAAAACCGGGGGGTTGCGCCTGACATCGAAGTGGAGCTTGACCCGCAGGCGTGGCGTGCCGGACGCGATACGCAACTCGAACGGGCCGTAGCCGTCGCGCTGGAGGCGCTGACCAAAAATCCGCCGCCAGCCAGGCCAAAGCGGCCGGACTATCCGAACTATCACCGCAAAAAGTAACTCACCCAAGCCGTTGGTAACGGGTGCAAAGGCGGACAGCACCTTTGGCGGCGAAGCCACCTCCGCCGCCAAAGTGTTTTCCGGCTGGATGTGAGACCGGCTAGCTGGCCGGCGGCGTGGCCCCCGGCTGCCGGAGACGCACGAGCCGCCAGCCGCCATACACGAGTAGAAGGACACCAACGCCAGCGCGAAACGTCAGACCGGTCGGGGACGCCAGCCCCCATTCGAGCAGATACCACGTTCCGACAAGCACGAAAAAGACCGGCACCAGCCACTCCAGCGGGGAACGACGTGGTTTCTTTTCAGGCATCAACGGCGTAGTCTCTTTTCACAGACGGGTTTGGGGCTAAAACCATGCCATGGTCTGACCAGCCGGCCAAAAGCCGGCACCGTTAGACGCAGATTTTTTGAGGAAGTGCCGTGGAACTGGCCGGAAGGATTGCCCTGGTGACAGGTGGGGCGCGCCGTTTGGGGGCGGCCATGGTGCGCGCCCTTGTGGCGCAGGGCGTTCACGTGG
This genomic window contains:
- a CDS encoding S41 family peptidase gives rise to the protein MQRRFSCFRLCSFLALTFTWTTFGAAQETSPPLLARTPTANRTHIVFSFAGDLWRVPRTGGEAVRLTNHPGIESDPIFSPDGSLIAFTGQYDGNTDVYVMPATGGIPQRLTYHPDTDRAVGWTPDGKRVLFASPRLSESGRTQRLFTVDKNGGPAEPLPLPMATHGSFSPDGSRLVYEPVPRAFAAWKRYRGGRASYLWVANLADSSVTKIPRTDTNDFNPMWIGKAIYFLSDRNGPVTLFAYDPASGKVTPVLKNDGLDIKSASVAVGGEEAIVYEQFGGLHLLDVKSGRHTPVNVTLAGDISTVRPRFEKVGSQITNAAVSPNGLRVAFEARGDILTVPAEKGSIRNLTATPGVAERDPAWSPDGKWVAYFSDASGEYELHLREQTGLGELKVIRLEPSFYYAPTWSPDSRKIAFTDKRLNFWLVDIENGVPVKFDTARRTGGAGFRLRGGLSWSPDSRWIAYTKPMPSAYSAAFVYGLESKQVTQLTDAASDVTHAVFDRNGKSLYLLSSTNIGPAINGFDMSSYAHRNDTVRSVHAVVLRKTDPSPVAPESDDEKTAEDRKPGDGNPSEATSAPAGGSPGMGATGRPGEKAKEPPRVTIDFEGLSQRIVALPIPARAFVGFDAGKPNILYLYESAMGMPEMTGLIVHRFDVEKRKLEKLLEGVTSFQPTANGEKCLYRQSQRPGQGQAPNQAQSWFIASLTAPIKPGEGRLRTDDMEVRVEPRQEWEQMYREVWRLERDFFYDPNHHGLNLPATARKYEPYLKGVMHRADLNYLFDEMLGELSVGHLYVRGGDIPEVRRVPGGLLGADYVVENGRYRIARIYEGENWNPQLRAPLTQPGVNVNVGDYLLAVNGVDVVATEDIYRYFEGTADKQVVLKVGPNPDGSQSRTVTVVPVASEASLRNLAWIEANRRRVAELSNGRLAYLWLPDTAAGGYTNFNRYFFSQLDKQGAVVDERFNGGGQAADYIIDYLRKPLLSYWAVRDGEDFRTPFGTLPGPKVMIINEYAGSGGDLMPWMFRQLGIGPLVGKRTWGGLVGIGGYPALMDGGTVTAPHFAFYSPEGKWEIENRGVAPDIEVELDPQAWRAGRDTQLERAVAVALEALTKNPPPARPKRPDYPNYHRKK